From one Streptomyces sp. NBC_01478 genomic stretch:
- a CDS encoding cellulose binding domain-containing protein yields MRLDTRFDTRSAKNRLRAAASAAVAVALGTAALTAMPSTASAAGDGLSVQYRTSATGATADQAEPWFKVKNTGSTTVPLANVKLRYYFKADSASASYRFACSWAVKGCANITGTFGTLANPTATADRYLEIGFTSGAGTLAPGADTSDMQLRFYQSTWQTLNQSDDYSFGASQTSYADWSKVTAQLAGTTLWGTAPAGNDPTNPPTDPPTAPPPTGATLFDDFNYSAYNDPKISAHGWGVRSTSGGPGVSGATWAPQNVTFASTSGNSVMNLETSTAGTGESTKQTEVVTNTRKFKNGTYAARVKFNDAPKSGPDGDHLVQTFFTINDLTAPLADDYSEYDFEYLPNGGWGETSNILYTTSWETYQADPWIAVNQHTEGRQSYNGWHDLVLTIDNSSIKYYIDGQLFGTHDAAYLPERPMSINFNQWLIDFGGLTSSTARAYDEQVDYVLHVKDQVLTPAQVAAKVAAYRGAGTTFEDTVPSS; encoded by the coding sequence ATGAGACTCGACACGAGGTTCGACACGAGGTCGGCGAAGAACAGACTCCGCGCCGCCGCGTCCGCCGCCGTCGCGGTGGCCCTGGGCACCGCCGCGCTCACCGCCATGCCGTCCACCGCGAGCGCTGCGGGCGACGGGCTGAGCGTCCAGTACCGCACCAGCGCCACGGGAGCCACCGCCGACCAGGCCGAGCCGTGGTTCAAGGTGAAGAACACCGGCTCCACCACGGTGCCGTTGGCGAACGTCAAGCTCCGCTACTACTTCAAGGCGGACTCGGCGAGCGCGAGTTACCGCTTCGCGTGTTCCTGGGCCGTCAAGGGCTGCGCCAACATCACGGGCACGTTCGGCACCCTCGCCAACCCGACGGCCACGGCGGACCGTTACCTGGAGATCGGCTTCACCTCCGGCGCCGGCACCCTCGCGCCCGGCGCCGACACCAGCGACATGCAGTTGCGCTTCTACCAGTCGACCTGGCAGACCCTGAACCAGAGCGACGACTACTCCTTCGGCGCCTCCCAGACCTCGTACGCCGACTGGTCCAAGGTCACGGCACAGTTGGCCGGCACCACACTCTGGGGCACGGCCCCCGCGGGCAACGACCCGACGAACCCGCCCACCGACCCGCCGACCGCCCCCCCACCCACCGGCGCCACCCTGTTCGACGACTTCAACTACAGCGCCTACAACGACCCGAAGATCTCGGCGCACGGCTGGGGCGTGCGCTCCACCTCCGGCGGTCCCGGTGTCTCCGGTGCCACCTGGGCGCCGCAGAACGTCACCTTCGCCAGCACGAGCGGCAACTCCGTGATGAATCTGGAGACGTCGACGGCGGGCACCGGCGAGAGCACCAAGCAGACCGAAGTCGTCACCAACACACGGAAGTTCAAGAACGGCACCTACGCGGCCCGGGTCAAGTTCAACGACGCGCCCAAGTCCGGCCCGGACGGCGACCACCTCGTCCAGACCTTCTTCACCATCAACGACCTCACCGCACCGCTGGCGGACGACTACTCCGAGTACGACTTCGAGTACCTCCCCAACGGCGGCTGGGGCGAGACCTCCAACATCCTGTACACGACGTCCTGGGAGACCTACCAGGCCGACCCGTGGATCGCGGTCAACCAGCACACCGAGGGCCGGCAGAGCTACAACGGCTGGCACGACCTGGTGCTGACCATCGACAACAGCAGCATCAAGTACTACATCGACGGCCAGCTCTTCGGCACCCACGACGCCGCGTACCTCCCGGAGCGGCCGATGTCGATCAACTTCAACCAGTGGCTGATCGACTTCGGCGGCCTGACCAGCTCCACCGCCCGCGCCTACGACGAGCAGGTCGACTACGTCCTGCACGTCAAGGACCAGGTTCTCACCCCGGCGCAGGTCGCCGCGAAGGTCGCGGCCTACCGCGGCGCGGGCACCACCTTCGAGGACACCGTGCCCAGCAGTTGA
- a CDS encoding beta-N-acetylhexosaminidase produces MPAQRSVLSLVPRPAKSAVRPGQFTLDTDTALHIGAGAEPAADLLRTLLAPATGLPLRPSPVGQLTLTLDPALAGLTGLGEEGYALTVAPHAVLLRAAHLTGLLRGIQTIRQLLPPQALSETPQPDTRWALPCVEITDLPRHPWRGAMLDVARHFQPVSYLRRYVDLLALHKIGTFHLHLTDDQGWRMPVSAYPKLTEIGSHRAESQQGPAGSDLHDGVPHAGSYTRAELTGLVSYAAARGVTVMPEIEMPGHVRAALAAYPRLGNNPERVLDVWTRWGVCDTVLGVHDEVLDFCRTVLDEVMDVFPSPYIHVGGEECPTAEWTHSAAARERALAQGLSSPAALHGWFLGQIGEFLVQRGRRPVGWAETGAELPLDFTVMTWRDAAHTLTAARRGHPVVNAEHRATYLDYAQSADPGEPPAQPGGVVDLRTVHAHDPVPEDAERGATERVLGTQAQLWTEFVTTPERIEYLTYPRLCALADRAWSGATDWTDFRSRLDDHTARLAALGVRYRS; encoded by the coding sequence ATGCCCGCACAGCGTTCCGTGCTCTCCCTCGTCCCCCGCCCCGCCAAGTCGGCTGTCCGGCCAGGGCAGTTCACGCTCGACACCGACACCGCGCTACACATCGGCGCGGGCGCCGAACCGGCCGCGGACCTGCTGCGCACCCTGCTCGCCCCGGCCACCGGACTGCCTCTGCGGCCGTCCCCGGTGGGGCAGTTGACCCTGACGCTCGACCCCGCTCTCGCGGGTCTCACCGGCCTCGGCGAGGAGGGCTACGCGCTCACCGTCGCCCCGCACGCCGTACTCCTGCGCGCCGCGCACCTCACCGGCCTGCTGCGCGGAATCCAGACGATCCGTCAACTCCTGCCCCCGCAAGCCCTGTCGGAGACTCCGCAGCCGGATACGCGCTGGGCACTGCCGTGCGTCGAGATCACCGACCTCCCCCGGCACCCGTGGCGCGGCGCGATGCTGGACGTGGCCCGGCACTTCCAGCCGGTCTCCTATCTGCGCCGGTACGTCGACCTGCTCGCCCTGCACAAGATTGGCACGTTCCATCTGCACCTCACCGACGACCAGGGCTGGCGCATGCCGGTCTCCGCCTACCCCAAGCTCACCGAGATAGGCAGTCACCGCGCCGAGTCCCAACAGGGGCCCGCCGGGAGCGACTTGCACGACGGCGTCCCGCACGCCGGGTCCTACACGCGGGCCGAACTCACCGGCCTGGTGAGCTATGCGGCGGCTCGCGGAGTCACCGTCATGCCGGAGATAGAGATGCCCGGCCATGTGCGGGCCGCCCTCGCCGCCTATCCCCGGCTGGGCAACAACCCGGAGCGTGTCCTCGACGTCTGGACCCGCTGGGGCGTGTGCGACACCGTCCTCGGGGTCCACGACGAGGTCCTCGACTTCTGCCGTACGGTCCTCGACGAGGTCATGGACGTCTTCCCCTCGCCGTACATCCACGTCGGCGGCGAGGAGTGCCCCACCGCCGAGTGGACGCACAGTGCCGCCGCCCGCGAACGGGCCCTGGCGCAGGGCCTGTCGAGCCCCGCGGCGCTGCACGGCTGGTTCCTCGGGCAGATCGGCGAGTTCCTCGTGCAACGCGGGCGGCGCCCGGTCGGCTGGGCCGAGACGGGTGCCGAACTGCCCCTGGACTTCACGGTGATGACCTGGCGGGACGCGGCCCACACCCTGACGGCGGCCCGCCGCGGCCACCCCGTCGTGAACGCCGAGCACCGGGCGACCTATCTCGACTACGCCCAGTCCGCGGACCCGGGCGAGCCCCCGGCCCAGCCCGGCGGCGTCGTCGATCTGCGGACCGTCCACGCCCACGACCCCGTGCCCGAGGACGCCGAACGGGGCGCGACCGAGCGGGTGTTGGGCACCCAGGCCCAGTTGTGGACCGAGTTCGTCACGACGCCCGAGCGGATCGAGTACCTCACCTACCCCCGCCTGTGCGCCCTGGCCGACCGCGCCTGGAGCGGCGCGACCGACTGGACGGACTTCCGCTCCCGGCTCGACGACCACACGGCCCGCCTGGCCGCACTCGGCGTCCGGTACCGCTCCTGA
- a CDS encoding GntR family transcriptional regulator, translating to MKADAPGAVLKRERVRDFILDLVESHHPGDAIPSERVLCAQLGVSRPTLRAAVDELVAAGLLVREHGRGMFVAPEKITQELVSGEQTMTAPQASGTWSSRLLEFTTIPAGARVGRRLRLSPAAEIVYVARLRLVDGAPMAIEHLHIRADLVPTLSARELEAGDLYEHLREQHGVHVQEAVQAIEPTVVTRAEAELLDVPELSPALLFERLTSDTTGRPVEYVHSIYRGDRYRIVSRLTLGPSVTAPSTPLGHHPGIPPGDFAHRDTIAASTRGDIQSAS from the coding sequence ATGAAGGCCGACGCGCCAGGTGCGGTGCTCAAACGGGAGCGGGTCCGGGACTTCATCCTCGACCTCGTCGAGTCGCACCACCCGGGGGACGCGATCCCCTCCGAGCGCGTCCTCTGCGCCCAACTGGGCGTCTCCCGCCCGACCTTGCGCGCGGCGGTCGACGAACTCGTCGCCGCGGGGCTGCTGGTGCGGGAACACGGGCGCGGCATGTTCGTGGCGCCCGAGAAGATCACCCAGGAACTCGTCTCCGGCGAACAGACCATGACGGCCCCTCAGGCCTCCGGCACCTGGTCGAGTCGCCTGCTGGAGTTCACCACCATCCCGGCCGGCGCCCGCGTGGGCCGCAGGCTGCGCCTCTCGCCCGCCGCCGAGATCGTGTACGTGGCACGGCTGCGCCTGGTCGACGGCGCCCCGATGGCCATCGAGCACCTGCACATCCGGGCCGACCTCGTCCCCACGCTGTCCGCACGGGAGTTGGAGGCCGGCGACCTGTACGAACACCTCCGGGAACAGCACGGCGTGCACGTCCAGGAGGCGGTCCAGGCGATCGAGCCGACCGTCGTCACCCGCGCCGAGGCCGAACTCCTCGACGTTCCCGAACTCTCCCCGGCCCTGCTCTTCGAGCGCCTCACCTCGGACACCACGGGCCGGCCCGTCGAATACGTCCACTCGATCTACCGCGGGGACCGCTACCGCATCGTCTCCCGCCTCACCCTGGGCCCCTCGGTCACGGCCCCGTCGACCCCTCTCGGCCACCATCCGGGCATCCCCCCGGGCGACTTCGCCCACCGGGACACGATCGCGGCGTCCACGCGGGGGGACATTCAGTCGGCGTCGTGA
- a CDS encoding MerR family transcriptional regulator, producing MRIGEIAALVGVTPRAVRHYHHLGLLPEPVRRSNGYREYGIRDAVLLARVRRLTELGLGLDEVRDVLADDEGRELVEVLQELDEDLGRQEAVVRERRQRLATLLAEARAGRLTADAPLSPQLTALLAGLGELPDSPMAAKDREILALLDTVAPEAERVRLMDTLRGMQEHAAEMYGLLDALADKEPDDPGVTRAATALAALLPADLIAGLPDRPDGGLTDVIFADLAPAQSAAVLRAIELVRRRPDSPS from the coding sequence ATGCGAATCGGCGAGATCGCCGCCCTCGTCGGGGTCACCCCGCGGGCCGTGCGGCACTACCACCATCTCGGGCTGCTGCCCGAACCCGTACGGCGGAGCAACGGCTACCGCGAGTACGGCATCCGGGACGCCGTCCTGCTGGCCCGCGTCCGTCGGCTGACCGAGCTGGGCCTCGGTCTCGACGAGGTGCGTGACGTCCTCGCGGACGACGAGGGCCGCGAACTGGTGGAAGTACTGCAGGAGTTGGACGAGGACCTCGGACGGCAGGAGGCGGTCGTCCGGGAGCGACGCCAACGGCTCGCCACACTGCTTGCGGAGGCCCGGGCCGGGCGGCTGACCGCCGACGCGCCGCTGTCGCCACAGCTCACCGCGCTGCTGGCGGGCCTCGGCGAGCTGCCGGACTCCCCCATGGCTGCGAAGGACCGGGAGATCCTGGCCCTCCTCGACACCGTGGCGCCCGAGGCGGAGCGGGTCCGGCTGATGGACACGCTGCGGGGGATGCAGGAGCACGCCGCCGAGATGTACGGCCTGCTGGACGCCCTGGCCGACAAGGAGCCGGACGACCCCGGGGTGACCCGTGCCGCCACCGCCCTGGCGGCCCTGCTGCCCGCCGATCTGATCGCGGGTCTCCCCGACAGGCCCGACGGCGGTCTGACCGACGTCATCTTCGCGGACCTGGCACCGGCCCAGTCGGCGGCGGTGCTCCGTGCGATCGAACTCGTGCGGCGCCGACCGGATTCACCGTCATGA